The Ignavibacteria bacterium genomic sequence CGAGCAAGTTGCAAATGTTCGTCGGATTTTTTTCGAAACGAAATAAAATACGCCGTTGCAGAAATGAGGATGGAAATGAAACTGAAAATGATGAGCGAGCGACCAAGCATGGGAAAAGTGTAAATTGCAAGGTGCAAGTTAGCGTTCCGGAATTAAGATACGCAAATTTGCACCAGTAGGTATGTTTAAAGAGTTTTCTTGATTTGTTCAGAATTCCCCTCATATTTTGACGGACATTTCGTAAGTATATCCTTGGCATGAAATACACCTTCGGAATAACGTCCTTTGACAACAACCGCTTCTGCAAGTTCAAAATTATTGGGTTTTGCTCCATCGTATATTACTTTGGTTTCTTGACCTTCGTCGTCTTTCATATAGAAGATAAATTGATTGTTTTTTGAATCGTAGAACGATTCTTTTTCCTGGACGCACGCGCCTTTTATTTGTATCAGTTTTCCTTTTTCCTTTGCCATAGTTATGGTGCCGTATTCAATTTTGCTTTCCAGAAAATTCATTGCAAGAAAAACAAGAATCGTTACGATAGCAATGCTGCCGAGGATGATTTTAAGTTTCATAATGAATGGAGATTTTATTTGATTGATTGTTCGATTTCAGAAACTCGTTTATCTAATTTCATTAAGTATCCAAATATTCCAAACCAACAGAGAAGAACAATCGTCATTACGATATAGAGTTGGTTTTGCGAAAAAAATTCGTACATAGTTTTTTTATTTACAATATAAATAGTGAAGTTCTGTTGCTCAACATTCAGAAGAAGTTTTCAATCCGTTGTCTGAAATTGAACAATAATTACGAAGAAACGTTCTCGTGAACATGTAATAGCAGTCGTTCTGTTTTTACTCGCAAATTCCAGATCCAATAAAAAAGTGCGACAAACGCAAGTGAAGAAACATAGAATAGAACACGCATATTGGTTGCCATCGCTTTCGATTCGAAGAGTGGACCTTTCCCCTGCGAATCGCCTGCAGAACCGGGATGAAGTCCTGCAGTAATG encodes the following:
- a CDS encoding cytochrome c maturation protein CcmE, with the translated sequence MKLKIILGSIAIVTILVFLAMNFLESKIEYGTITMAKEKGKLIQIKGACVQEKESFYDSKNNQFIFYMKDDEGQETKVIYDGAKPNNFELAEAVVVKGRYSEGVFHAKDILTKCPSKYEGNSEQIKKTL
- a CDS encoding CcmD family protein, which encodes MYEFFSQNQLYIVMTIVLLCWFGIFGYLMKLDKRVSEIEQSIK